A region of Bombus huntii isolate Logan2020A chromosome 15, iyBomHunt1.1, whole genome shotgun sequence DNA encodes the following proteins:
- the LOC126874135 gene encoding RNA polymerase II subunit A C-terminal domain phosphatase SSU72, producing MPTPNSISVAVICSSNMNRSMEAHAFLSKKGFNVKSFGTGDKVKLPGNAPDRPNIYDFGTSYDEIYNDLLSKDKQYYTQNGLLHMLDRNRRIKPKPERFQLSKDKFDILITCEERVYDQVIECMESRTQEDSQPVHLINIDIQDNHEEATVGSFLICELVTVLANSEDLDNDIDELLHEFESKFARTILHTVLFY from the exons ATGCCAACGCCAAACTCTATCAGCGTAGCTGTGATATGTTCTAGCAATATGAATAGAAGCATGGAAGCTCATGCCTTCTTGAG TAAAAAAGGTTTCAATGTTAAATCCTTTGGAACTGGCGATAAAGTTAAGCTTCCTGGAAATGCACCTGATCGTCCAAACATTTATGACTTTGGAACTTCGTACGATGAAATCTACAATGACCTTTTATCTAAAGACAAGCAATA CTATACACAAAATGGTTTGTTGCACATGTTAGATAGAAACCGTAGAATAAAACCGAAACCAGAACGATTTCAGTTATCCAAGGACAAATTTGACATTTTAATCACATGCGAAGAACGTGTTTATGATCAAGTAATCGAATGTATGGAATCTAGAACTCAGGAAGATAGTCAACCAGTACATTTGATTAATATTGATATTCAGGATAATCATGAAGAAGCTACAGTTGGATCGTTCCTCATTTGTGAATTAGTCACTGTG CTGGCCAATAGTGAAGATTTAGATAACGATATAGATGAACTACTTCACGAATTTGAATCAAAATTTGCAAGAACGATCTTACACACGGTACTTTTTTATTAA